One Lysinibacillus sp. OF-1 DNA segment encodes these proteins:
- a CDS encoding phosphoadenylyl-sulfate reductase gives MLTYENWQEPIIDFQVDDLYKGALEVLQWGYREYGEEIVYACSFGIEGIVLIDLISKVKPNATIVFLDTDVHFKETYETINRVKEKYPQLNIVMKKPILTLEQQAAQYGDELWKSNPNKCCDIRKIKPLHEALSGNKAWISGLRREQSPTRQQTNFLNRDDKFKSIKVCPLIHWTWKDVWRYVSKHNLPYNPLHDQGYPSIGCEHCTKPAFTMDDLRSGRWQGSGKTECGLHE, from the coding sequence ATGTTAACGTACGAAAATTGGCAAGAACCGATTATTGATTTTCAAGTCGATGATCTGTATAAGGGTGCACTGGAAGTTTTACAGTGGGGCTATCGAGAATATGGAGAGGAAATCGTCTATGCATGTAGCTTTGGCATTGAAGGTATTGTCTTAATTGATCTCATTTCAAAGGTAAAGCCAAACGCTACGATTGTTTTTTTAGATACAGATGTCCATTTTAAAGAAACCTATGAAACGATTAATAGAGTCAAAGAAAAATATCCACAACTAAATATTGTCATGAAGAAGCCTATCCTTACATTAGAACAACAAGCTGCTCAATATGGTGATGAGCTTTGGAAGTCCAATCCAAATAAATGCTGTGACATTCGCAAGATAAAACCTTTGCATGAAGCCTTGTCAGGTAACAAGGCTTGGATATCTGGCTTGCGGCGTGAACAATCGCCAACACGTCAACAGACAAACTTTCTAAATCGGGACGATAAATTTAAATCGATTAAAGTTTGTCCACTGATTCATTGGACATGGAAGGATGTCTGGCGCTATGTTTCTAAGCACAATCTGCCATACAACCCATTGCATGATCAAGGTTATCCAAGTATCGGCTGTGAGCATTGTACAAAGCCAGCATTTACGATGGATGATTTACGTTCAGGACGATGGCAAGGTTCTGGTAAAACGGAGTGTGGTTTACATGAATAA